ACGACTTCGTCGCCGAGCACCTGGACCAGTGGATGTCCTGACCCTGCCGGGGCCGGCCCGCGCCACGGGGGCGCGGGCCGGCCGGTCAGAGGGTCAGGCGGTACAGGGTCAGCGGGCGACCGCTGGTGCCGGAGGCCAGGTTGCCCAGCCGCTCGGCCAGACCCGCCAGCTCGAGGCGGTGCAGCATCCGGCGGGCCGTGCGCTGCTGCACGCTGAGATGCTCGGCCACCTCCCGGCTGGTCAGCGGCGTCTCACCGGCGGCGGCACGGACCTCGCGCAGCCGCAGCAGGGTCGGCACCGACAGGCCGACCCGCTGTGCGACAACCGCCAGATTGGCCTCGGCGGGCTGCGGCGGCGGCATCGTCGTCTCCAGCACGATGTCGGTGTCGCCGCGCAGCGACAGCACCGCCGTGGTGGGCCCGACCCGGCGGGCGCGGCTCAACGCGCGGCGGGCCAGGTTCTCCGCCTCCGCCGCGCTGCGGCCGAGCCCGAAGCCGATCTGCACCCGCTCGTGCCGGTCGGCGAGGCGGCGCAGCATCGGCAACGTGGTGAACCCCGCCGTGGCGTCGTGCAGCGGCCCGCGGGTGGTGACGATCAGGTAGGTGTCCGGTGCGAACCGCGCCAGCGTGGCACCGAGGGCGGCGACCTCCTTGAGCAGCCCGCCGTCGCCGTCGGAGAGGCTGGCCAGGCCGAGCGCGATCTGGGCGTCCTCCTGGGCCTGGCTGTCGGCGTGCAGCAGCACCTGGCGCAGCGCTGTACGCACCGAATGCGCCGACGGGGCGAGACGGTACGCCGGCATCTCGTGCCGCAGCACCTCGTAGACCGAACTGATGCAGGTGACGGCGACCCGGGCGCCGGCGCGGTGCTGACGGCGGTGGAAGGCCACCACGTCGTCGGAGCTGAGCTGACCCCGGTACGGCAGGCAGCGCACCTGGTCGACCGGCAGTCCCGCCTCCCCGAAGGTCGCCGCCACGTCCGCGCCGGTGACCGTGTCGATCGAGATGCGGGCCACGTCGTGCCCGTCGCGCAGCAGCCGCACCGTGGCCTGCAGCAGCGTCGCCCCGGTGTAGTCGACGAAGGCCGCCGGACGGTGCAGGACGTTCGCCCGCCGCGCCAGGGTGTAGGGCACCACACCGGTGAACAGCCACGCCTGCACGTGCGCGCCGTGGGCCTCCACCAGGGCCGGCGCCTGCGACTCGTGGTCGTAGTGCAGCCGCCGCACGGTGACACCCGGCTGCTCCTCGCAGGTGGCTGCCACGTCGTCGACCAGGTCGTGCGGTCCGACGACGCCGATCTCGATGGTCACGCCCGGCCTCCTGTCGAAGGGTTGCATGTTCCGTAGCTCAAGATTACGGTCAGGCCCGGTATTGGTGAAACCCCGGGGAGGGTACGTGTCGTTTCCCAGCATGGCCGACGCCGACGGTCGAACCCTCGGGCAGGAGGAGATCGACGGCGTCACCCGGGTGCTCCGGACGGGCATGCTCAGCTCCGTGTGGGGCACCGAGGTGCGCGCCCTGGAACGCGAGATGGCCGACCGTCACGCAGTCTCGCACGCCGTGGCCGCCAGCTCCGGCACCGCTGCGCTGCACCTGGCCGTCGCCGCCGTCGCCCCCGACCCCGGCGACGAGATCATCACCTCGCCCATCAGCGACTTCGGCACCGTCGCGCCCATCCTGGCGCAGAACGCCGTGCCGGTCTTCGCCGATGTCGACCCGTACACCGGCAATCTCGACCCCGCGGCCGTCGCCGCCGCGATCGGACCGCGCACCCGCGCGATCATCGCGGTGCACCTGTTCGGCGCCGCCGCCGACCTGCGCGCCGTCGCCGCCGACGCCGGTGTGCCGCTGATCGAGGACTGCGCGCAGGCGTGGCTCGCCCGCTATCCCGACGGCACCCTCGTCGGCACCGCCGGCGCGATCGGCTGCTTCAGCCTCCAGCAGTGGAAGCACATCACCTGTGGTGACGGAGGGCTGGCCATCACCGACGACCCGGCGCTCGCCCGGCGGATGCGCCTGTTCGCCGACAAGGGCTGGCCCCGCGACGGCGGACGCCGCCAGCACGTCGGCCTCGGCCTCAACTACCGGATGACCGAACTCGCCGGCGCCGTCGCCCGGGCTCAGCTCGCCAAACTCTCCGGCGTCCTCGCCGACCGACGCCGCACCGCGACCCGGCTGCACGCCGCCCTGTCCGACGTGCCCGGCCTGCACCTGCCCACCGACGTCGACGCGCACGCCTGGTGGCTGTTCCCGATCGTGCTGCGACCACCGCTGGACAACCGCAGCGTCGCCGCCCGTCTCGCCGCCGCCGGAATCCCCGCCCGCCCCGGCTACCTCGACCAGCCGCTGCACTGCGCGCCCGCGCTCACCGAGGCCCCCATCTACGGCAGCTCCCGCTATCCGCTCGCGGTGCCGCCCGCCGACCGGCTGCCCACCTATGGGCCGGGGCTGTGCCCGGTCGCCGAACGGCTCGTCGACTCCACCCTGCTGGTGATCGACTGGAACGAGCGCTACACCGACGCGCACGTCGACGAGATCGCCCACGCCGTCCGTGTCGCGGTGACCTCGTGATCGCCCCGGCCGCCGCCGCCCTGCGCGACCGGCTGCGCTGGCAGCTCGTCGCCGCTGCCGCGACCCCCATGGACGCCACCGGCGCCACCGACCCCGCGCTGTGCCGGCGGTACCTGCGCGGCCTGCTCACCGACGGCGCCGACGCCCTCGCCGTCCTCGCCCACACCGGCCGCGGCCCACACCTCGACGCGGCCACCCGCGACGTGATCACCGGCTGCGCGGTCGACACCGGCGTGCCGGTGATCGTCGGCGTGGGCGGCCGGCCGGGGGAGCACACCGACCAGGTCGCCACCGAGGCCGCCCGGGCCGCCAGCCTCGGCGCCGCCGGCGTGCTGCTCTTCCCCGTCGACGGCGACCCGCTCGCCCACCACGACGCGATCTGGCAGGCCTCGGGACTGCCCATGCTCGCCTTCGACCTGTACCTGCGGCCCTACCGCCCGGCCCACCTCACCGCCCTGCTCACCCACCCCGGCGTCGCCGGCGTCAAGGTCGCCCGGCTGCACGACGCGATGGCCTGCCAGGCCACCCTCGCCGCCGCCCACGCCGCCGACCGCCTCGCCGTCACCGGCGAGGACCGCATGTTCGGGCCGTCGCTGATGTGGGGCGCCCAGGCCGCCCTGGTCGGTCTCGCCGCCGCCGCGGTGCCCGTCGCCGCCACCGTGCTGCGTGCCTTCGCCGAGCAGCGCTACGCCGACTTCGTCGCCGCCTCCGCGCGCCTGGACCGGCTCGCCGAGGTGACCTTCACCGAGCCCATGGAGGGCTACGTGCGTCGCATGCTCTGGATCGCCGCCGACGAGGGCCGCATCCCGCCCGGCTACGCCGTCGACCCGTACGGCCCGGCGCTGACCGAGGACGACCGTGCCCGGGTGCTGGCCGTGGCGAGGCGAGCGTGAACCCGTTCGTCGCCGGCGACCTGCCGGCGGTCACCCTCGACGTCGACGTGCTGGTCGGACGCCACCCCGACCGACCCGGTCCCGACGCAGACACACGCCAGGTCATCGCCGCGCTGTCCACCCACGGCATCGCCCGGGCGGCCGTGGCCAGCCTGCGCGCCGCCCTGTTCGACGTCGCCGACGGCAACGACGAGGCCGCGGCCCTCGCCGGGCCCCGCGTGCTCCCGGTCGGCGCAGTCGACCTGCGGGACCCGCTCGGCGCCGAGCGGGAGATCGACCGGCTGGCCGAGCGGGGCGTACGCGCCGTGCGGCTCTTCCCCGACGAGCAACGGGTCGAGGCGGACTTCCCGTCGGTACGGCACGTGGCCCGCCGCGCCGCCCGGGCCGGCCTGGTGATCCTCGCCGGCGGCGACGTGCGCCGCTTCTGGCGCCCACTGCGCGGCACGACCGTCGTCTTCCTCGACACGCACTTCTACCACCTGGGCGACTTCGTGGTCGCCGCCCGCGACGAACCGGGCTTCCACACCTCGACCCGCCTGCTCAACTCTCCCGACGCGTTGGAGACCGTCGCGGAGCACCTGGGCGTCGACCGTCTGCTCTACGGCTCCCGCACCCCCTGGTACGAGGCCGTCGTACCCCGGCTGCGGCTGGCCCGCAGCGGCCTCACGCCGGACCAGGTCGCCGCCGTGGCCGGCGGCAACGCCCACCGGATCCTGGAGCCGCCGGCATGATCATCGACGTGCACGCCCACTGGGGGCCGTGGTTCTTCAGCATGCAGGTCGGCGACCTCGCCACCAACCTCGCCGTCATGGACCGCTACGGCATCGACCTCGCCGTCGTCTCGGC
This genomic interval from Micromonospora coxensis contains the following:
- a CDS encoding amidohydrolase family protein codes for the protein MNPFVAGDLPAVTLDVDVLVGRHPDRPGPDADTRQVIAALSTHGIARAAVASLRAALFDVADGNDEAAALAGPRVLPVGAVDLRDPLGAEREIDRLAERGVRAVRLFPDEQRVEADFPSVRHVARRAARAGLVILAGGDVRRFWRPLRGTTVVFLDTHFYHLGDFVVAARDEPGFHTSTRLLNSPDALETVAEHLGVDRLLYGSRTPWYEAVVPRLRLARSGLTPDQVAAVAGGNAHRILEPPA
- a CDS encoding dihydrodipicolinate synthase family protein, encoding MIAPAAAALRDRLRWQLVAAAATPMDATGATDPALCRRYLRGLLTDGADALAVLAHTGRGPHLDAATRDVITGCAVDTGVPVIVGVGGRPGEHTDQVATEAARAASLGAAGVLLFPVDGDPLAHHDAIWQASGLPMLAFDLYLRPYRPAHLTALLTHPGVAGVKVARLHDAMACQATLAAAHAADRLAVTGEDRMFGPSLMWGAQAALVGLAAAAVPVAATVLRAFAEQRYADFVAASARLDRLAEVTFTEPMEGYVRRMLWIAADEGRIPPGYAVDPYGPALTEDDRARVLAVARRA
- a CDS encoding DegT/DnrJ/EryC1/StrS family aminotransferase; the protein is MSFPSMADADGRTLGQEEIDGVTRVLRTGMLSSVWGTEVRALEREMADRHAVSHAVAASSGTAALHLAVAAVAPDPGDEIITSPISDFGTVAPILAQNAVPVFADVDPYTGNLDPAAVAAAIGPRTRAIIAVHLFGAAADLRAVAADAGVPLIEDCAQAWLARYPDGTLVGTAGAIGCFSLQQWKHITCGDGGLAITDDPALARRMRLFADKGWPRDGGRRQHVGLGLNYRMTELAGAVARAQLAKLSGVLADRRRTATRLHAALSDVPGLHLPTDVDAHAWWLFPIVLRPPLDNRSVAARLAAAGIPARPGYLDQPLHCAPALTEAPIYGSSRYPLAVPPADRLPTYGPGLCPVAERLVDSTLLVIDWNERYTDAHVDEIAHAVRVAVTS